Genomic window (Sulfurovum sp. NBC37-1):
AGATACTCTTTGTTGTTCTGATTTTGGGACAAATGCTGGCAGCCGGTGTGTTTGGTGCCAATATCGTTCCACAGAAGATGGATAAGGAGAAGCTGGGGATCCGCATACTTGACCAGAAAGAACTCTCTTTCTTGGAAATAGACGGTGTGAAATTTTCCGAGATCTCCGATCTGGCATACGATAAAAAGGCCAAATCCCTTTTTATGGTCAGCGATGAGGGGAAACTCTTTGAGTTCAAAGCCGTTTTTGCAGATAAAATCAAAAGGCTTGAACCGCAGAGGGCAGGGAGACTACTCAAAAAGAACGGGAAAAAATTCAAGAAATGGCGTCGTGACAGTGAAGGGATGACACTGGACAGAAAAGGCCGGCTGCTGATCTCTTTTGAGGAAAAACCGAAGATCGGCTGGTTCCACAAGAATTCGGACAAATACGGCCGCCTGATCAAAAAATACGAACTGCCCAAAAAGCTGCGCAGCATGAAACGATTCCGAAGTAAGAACAAAGGAATGGAGTCACTGGCCTGGCACCCGAAGTACGGTATCCTGACCGCACTGGAATATCCGCCAAAAGGGGTGGATAAAAAACGACAGAGCATCTACGCTTTGAGCGGAAAAGAATGGCATTTCAAAGCCGAACCCGAAGTGAACAGCGCCATCTCGGCGATAGAGGTGATGGACGATGGGAACATCCTTGTGCTCGAGCGTTCTTTTACGGGGTACATGAATCCTTTCGTGGTGACACTGAAAAAGGTTTACATAGACCGATGTAAGAAAAGAGTGTGCCCCGCGAAGGTGCTTGCAAAGATGAACAGCCACAAAGGCTGGGATGTGGATAACTTTGAAGGTTTGGCAAAAGTGGGGAAGCATCGTTACGTGATGATCAGCGATGATAACGACAACTTTTTTCAGAAAACACTTTTGATCTATTTTGAGGTGAAAGAGAAATGAAGTATATATTATACATGATCTTGACAGTTTTGTTGGTGACCATGGTCTTTTTTGGAGTCAAAGCATACAAAGAAGCCAAGGCTTATGAGACAGCAACCGCCTCTTTGATCGATGAGATGAGTGCAGAGAAGCTGGCAAAGTTCCAGCTCAAAGAGTTGGCTGAGACGGTTTCTCTCGGATTTTATAAGAACAGGAAGAAAGACCTCATCGAAACGCTGAAAAAAAAACAGCAAATGCATAAGGAACAGAGCAAGAAGTATGCACTCTATGCGTTATTGCCGCTGCTGGGTGTGCTGGCAAGCTATTTTTTCATCTCTTTACGGGCTTTTACTTTTTTCGGTGCCGTTGGGGCATTGATAACACTTGCTTTCGGATTGATTGCGCCTGTTATGATGGTGACCATACACAAAGAGGTGGAGTATCTTGGGGATGTAGTGCTCTCGTTTGAATCCAAAGGGGTAATAGGCTCCATTTCCAAACTTTTCGAGAATGGTGATACTGTGGTTGCACTGGTGATACTGCTCTTTTCCGTACTTATACCGCTGTTTAAAACTTTTTCCATGATGATCGTGTCTGTTTTTATGGATACCCCTTTTGCACACGGCATTGTCAGGTTTTTCAAAATGATAGGAAAATGGTCGATGGTCGATGTCTTTGTCGTGGCGACCTTTCTGGTCTATTTGACAGTGAACAAAGGGGATGTCAGCCGTGCTGAGGTTGAGGTAGGACTCTACTTTTTTCTTGCGTATGTGATCGTCTCAATGCTGGTTAGCCTGAGTGCAGATAAAATGCTGCACCAGGCAAAACAGCGTTAGATCACCATATTTACATCGTCATGGTCCTGGAAACATTTGAAGAGTTGGTCCCTTTCTTCCTGGTTCTCTACGATACAGGAAGCATTGTAGGTTGTGAACTTTCCCGTTCTTGAACGGTTTCCCAGAGAGCAGAGATGTTCCTTCTCTCCCATAACCTCTTTGATGCAGGCTTTGAGCTTTTCTTCGTCCCTTCCGATGATCTTGAATCCCCAGTTGGTCGGGTATTCGATCTGTGGTTTTTCTTGGGTATTGTTGTCTAAAATCATGTTAACTCCTTGTTGCTTTGAACTACTATACACTGTTTTGGTAAAACGGAATGCTACTTAAGTACCATTACGCTCTGTTGAAGTCTCCTGAGTTACCGCCGCTTTTATGTTCGAGCTGTACATTTCTGATGACCATGCCCTTGTCGATGGCTTTGAGCATATCGTAAATGGTGAGCAGGCCGACGCTGACACCTGTGAGTGCTTCCATCTCCACACCTGTCTGTCCCGTCAATTTTGCCGTGACCGTTAGTTTAAAACCGGGCAGTTCCGGCAGTTCTTCAATGTCTGTTTTGACAGAAGTGAGCATCAGCGGATGGCACATCGGAATGAGTGTACTGGTCTGTTTGGTCCCCTGAATGGCAGCGATGACCGCGGTCTGCAATACCGGTCCTTTTTTTGCCGTGTTGGCAATGACTGCATCAAATGCTGCCTGTCCAACCTCTATAATTCCGCTTGCTGTAGCGATACGCGTAGTGTTGTCTTTATCTGAGACATCAACCATTTTGGGTTTGTTCTGTTCGTCGAGATGTGTGAGGTTCAAAAGTTTTTCCTTCAAGTTTTTGTGTATTTTAGCACAGCAGCACTTCTATGTAAAGCAGAAGAAAGCCGGCTTATTGACGAAAATAAGGTCAATCTGACGAAAAAAATAATAAAACGACGAAAATATAGTGAAAAAGCTTGACTTTTATCATCAAATAAAGATAAAATACATCAAATGATAAAGGAGCAGTATGACGTATGCATATTTAAGACAGATGCCTGACAATGCAAATTTGTCGGATCAACAGCGTAACATTCTCTCGTTTTCATTGACTCAGGGTATGGAGATAGACAAAGAGGTGATAGAGTATTCTACCAAAAACCATCCTATAGAAGAGCGGAAACAGTTTGAGGAGTTCCTTCACTCTGTAGAAGATGGGGATACATTGGTAGTAGATACCCTCTCGGTACTGAGTGACAAAGCTGAAGAGATGATCAAGGTATTCAATTGCATGTTGAGCCGTGACATCGACCTCTATGTGGCCAATATGCAGCTGCATGTCACCAAAGAGACACCCATTGTCAAAATATTTCCTTTACTGAATGATCTACGTGAAGCACAACAAGCCAGGTCGAACCAGATAGGGCGTCCCAAAGGGAGCCGTTCTTCTTCAAAATTCGATGTCTATCAGGCACAGATCATCTCTCTGCTGAGAGAGGGGATGAATGTGAGTGCGATCGCCAGAGAGTTGGGGGTAAGCCGCAGTTCTTTGAAGGATTATATTGAGTCAAGAGGAATCAGAGAGTTGGTAGAGGGGTCATGGATGGAAATCAACACCCTTAAGCAGGTTCCGGGTGTAGACAATACCATATTGATCTGCCCGTTCGATCAAGAAAACCAAAAACAAACGTCACAACAAAAAGAAAGGATATTATAATGGAAGCTGAAGCACAAAACAACGAAGAAGTGGTAAAAAAGCCGAAGAAAAACCAGGCAAAAGAATATTTGAAAGGGTGGGTACCGTACCGTATCAAACGGTATTGGGTCTATGCAGTCGTAACCATTGTTGCTTTGGTCATGCCGTGGATCACGATCAACGGGAACCACTTGTTCCTCTTGAGCTTTGACCACAAGAAATTGCACCTTGCAGGAGTAGCATTTGATATGCAGGAGCTCTACTTGATGCCGTTCCTTCTGATGCTTTTATTCCTGGGGATTTTTGCTGTCACAGCGGTTGGTGGTAGAGCCTGGTGTGGGTGGGCCTGTCCTCAGACAGTCTTCCGTGTTATTTACAGGGACTTCATTGAAACGAAACTGCTTGGCCTTAGAAAACGTATAAAGAACAAGCAGAAAGATCCTGATATGAGCAAGCCGGAAAATCAGGTAAAGAAAGTGGTAGCCATACTGATATGGTCCGTTCTGGCACTCATCGCCGCCGCGGATTTTCTCTGGTATTTCGTACCGCCTGAAGATTTCTTCCAGTATATCCAGCATCCGGCAGACCATACGATATTGATGGGTATGTTGATTGGTATAGCACTCTTTATCATTGCCGATGTGGTGTTCATTAAAGAAGATTTTTGTATTTATATCTGCCCCTACAGCCGTGTGCAGTCCGTACTTTATGACGATGATACGATCATGGCGATATACGATCCGCATCGTGGAGGGGATATCTATGAAGGACATGGTAATGACCGACATAAGAAATATACCAAAACAAAAGATCTTGTTGCGGATGAACCGTACGCAGAGTGTACAACCTGTGAGAGTTGTGTGACAGTCTGCCCGACACATATCGATATCCGTAAAGGTCTGCAGCTTGAGTGTATCAACTGTCTTGAGTGTGTGGACGCCTGTACGACCGTTATGGGTGCACTTGGAAAACCTTCACTTGTCAGATGGTCCAGTGAGAATGAAGTGATTTACCAGAAAGGGAAAACGAATTACTTCAGACCGAAAGTTATTGCATACTTTACCGTACTGGTACTGGTTCTGGTCGCGCTTTTCACGATGGGAAGCAAAAAAGAGCATATGCTGCTTAACGTGAACAAAACGACAAGACTGTATAAAATACTGGATCATGGCGGGGTTGAGAACGATTATATCTTCCTGTTTGCCAATACGGATAGCAAGAAGCACACCTATTACTTTGAGATCGAGGGAGATCTTAAAAATAAAATTGAGATCGTCAGACCAAAAGAGCCGTTCAGTATCGCTGCGGGTCAGAAGCGTAAAAAAGTGGTTGTGCTCAGAACCAAAGAGAAACTGGCGAACGATACACGAAAAGACGTACCGATCCCTGTAACGATTAAAGCGTTTGCGACGGATGACAAAGAGAAGATCGTGGTAGAGAGACATACAGTATTTGTCTATCCTCGTGCGGACCTCATAAAAAAATAAGGAGATGCAAATGAAGAAAGTACTGGTATTAGGCGGCGGATTTGCCGGTGTTGAGGCTGCTATCTATCTGAGAAAGCAGGAGCTTGAAGTTACCTTGGTAAGTGACAGGGACTTTTTTTATATCTATCCGACATCGATCTGGATACCTACAGGTGAAGCCACAATGGAGGATGTTTCTGTACCTCTGGATGAACTTGCCTTTGCCCACGGCTTTCAGCTCATCGTCGATCCGGTAATAGCCCTGGATGCAAAAGCCAAAAAAGTCACGCTTCAGAGCGGACGGGTACTGGATGAATATGAGTATATTGTCGTAGCCATGGGGCAGGAGAAGATCAAACTCGAAGGAATGGAAGCGAATTCTCTTTCTATATGTGGAAAACCTGAGGAAGCGACTGCCCTCCATGAAAAACTGGATGCACTGGTACAGAAAGGGCATGGAAAGATCGCCATGGGATTTGGTGGCAATCCAAAAGATACTTCCGCTGTGCGGGGAGGACCTGCCTTCGAGGTACTTTTCAATGTTGATACCTATTTGAAGAGCAAGGGGATCCGTGACAATTTCGAGTTGACATTCTTCGCACCCATGGAGAAACCGGGTCAGAAGATGGGTGATAAGGCTTTTGTGATGATGGACAAGATGTTCAAGATGACCCATATCAATAAAAAAATAGGGGTGAAGATCACGGCTTTTGAGGAAGACGGTATTCTTTTTGAAGATGGTACGAAACTGGAATCGGATCTTACTATGTTCATTTCTGCCGGGGTGGGGCACGGTATCATCGCGGAATCCGGCTTGCCTTTGAGTGATGCAGGATTTGTCGTGACCAACGAATACAATGAGATTGAAGGCTTTGAGGGTATCTATGCCATTGGAGATACTGCTTCCCTAATGGGACCGGAATGGAGAGCCAAGCAGGGGCATGTTGCAGAAGTGATGGCCCGAAACGTTGCCTACAACATTTTCCAGCATATGCAGCGCATAGACTCCAAACATAGTTACATGGAACATCTCAATATTCTGTGTGTAATGGATACCGGGAATGGTGCTGCCTTTGTTTATCGTGACAACAAAGGGGGCAAGATGATTCCTATGCCGATCGTAGGACACTGGATGAAGAAAGGGTGGGGCTGGTACTGCCGAAACTCCAAACTCGGAAAGATCCCAAGATTGCCGGGAATGTAGTTTGAAAAGCAAATTACATTTCTGCTAAATAATCAAAAACAAGGAAAAGAATTAATATGAAACAAATAACAGTTTTGGAAAAATATCCGGTATTTACTTTGGAAGTGAATAAAGGT
Coding sequences:
- a CDS encoding recombinase family protein, giving the protein MTYAYLRQMPDNANLSDQQRNILSFSLTQGMEIDKEVIEYSTKNHPIEERKQFEEFLHSVEDGDTLVVDTLSVLSDKAEEMIKVFNCMLSRDIDLYVANMQLHVTKETPIVKIFPLLNDLREAQQARSNQIGRPKGSRSSSKFDVYQAQIISLLREGMNVSAIARELGVSRSSLKDYIESRGIRELVEGSWMEINTLKQVPGVDNTILICPFDQENQKQTSQQKERIL
- a CDS encoding HP0495 family protein is translated as MILDNNTQEKPQIEYPTNWGFKIIGRDEEKLKACIKEVMGEKEHLCSLGNRSRTGKFTTYNASCIVENQEERDQLFKCFQDHDDVNMVI
- the ccoG gene encoding cytochrome c oxidase accessory protein CcoG, whose translation is MEAEAQNNEEVVKKPKKNQAKEYLKGWVPYRIKRYWVYAVVTIVALVMPWITINGNHLFLLSFDHKKLHLAGVAFDMQELYLMPFLLMLLFLGIFAVTAVGGRAWCGWACPQTVFRVIYRDFIETKLLGLRKRIKNKQKDPDMSKPENQVKKVVAILIWSVLALIAAADFLWYFVPPEDFFQYIQHPADHTILMGMLIGIALFIIADVVFIKEDFCIYICPYSRVQSVLYDDDTIMAIYDPHRGGDIYEGHGNDRHKKYTKTKDLVADEPYAECTTCESCVTVCPTHIDIRKGLQLECINCLECVDACTTVMGALGKPSLVRWSSENEVIYQKGKTNYFRPKVIAYFTVLVLVLVALFTMGSKKEHMLLNVNKTTRLYKILDHGGVENDYIFLFANTDSKKHTYYFEIEGDLKNKIEIVRPKEPFSIAAGQKRKKVVVLRTKEKLANDTRKDVPIPVTIKAFATDDKEKIVVERHTVFVYPRADLIKK
- a CDS encoding esterase-like activity of phytase family protein yields the protein MKILFVVLILGQMLAAGVFGANIVPQKMDKEKLGIRILDQKELSFLEIDGVKFSEISDLAYDKKAKSLFMVSDEGKLFEFKAVFADKIKRLEPQRAGRLLKKNGKKFKKWRRDSEGMTLDRKGRLLISFEEKPKIGWFHKNSDKYGRLIKKYELPKKLRSMKRFRSKNKGMESLAWHPKYGILTALEYPPKGVDKKRQSIYALSGKEWHFKAEPEVNSAISAIEVMDDGNILVLERSFTGYMNPFVVTLKKVYIDRCKKRVCPAKVLAKMNSHKGWDVDNFEGLAKVGKHRYVMISDDNDNFFQKTLLIYFEVKEK
- the moaC gene encoding cyclic pyranopterin monophosphate synthase MoaC, which codes for MNLTHLDEQNKPKMVDVSDKDNTTRIATASGIIEVGQAAFDAVIANTAKKGPVLQTAVIAAIQGTKQTSTLIPMCHPLMLTSVKTDIEELPELPGFKLTVTAKLTGQTGVEMEALTGVSVGLLTIYDMLKAIDKGMVIRNVQLEHKSGGNSGDFNRA
- a CDS encoding NAD(P)/FAD-dependent oxidoreductase, producing MKKVLVLGGGFAGVEAAIYLRKQELEVTLVSDRDFFYIYPTSIWIPTGEATMEDVSVPLDELAFAHGFQLIVDPVIALDAKAKKVTLQSGRVLDEYEYIVVAMGQEKIKLEGMEANSLSICGKPEEATALHEKLDALVQKGHGKIAMGFGGNPKDTSAVRGGPAFEVLFNVDTYLKSKGIRDNFELTFFAPMEKPGQKMGDKAFVMMDKMFKMTHINKKIGVKITAFEEDGILFEDGTKLESDLTMFISAGVGHGIIAESGLPLSDAGFVVTNEYNEIEGFEGIYAIGDTASLMGPEWRAKQGHVAEVMARNVAYNIFQHMQRIDSKHSYMEHLNILCVMDTGNGAAFVYRDNKGGKMIPMPIVGHWMKKGWGWYCRNSKLGKIPRLPGM
- a CDS encoding paraquat-inducible protein A — encoded protein: MKYILYMILTVLLVTMVFFGVKAYKEAKAYETATASLIDEMSAEKLAKFQLKELAETVSLGFYKNRKKDLIETLKKKQQMHKEQSKKYALYALLPLLGVLASYFFISLRAFTFFGAVGALITLAFGLIAPVMMVTIHKEVEYLGDVVLSFESKGVIGSISKLFENGDTVVALVILLFSVLIPLFKTFSMMIVSVFMDTPFAHGIVRFFKMIGKWSMVDVFVVATFLVYLTVNKGDVSRAEVEVGLYFFLAYVIVSMLVSLSADKMLHQAKQR